Within the Sulfurospirillum barnesii SES-3 genome, the region ATGAATCAGACAATTTATCCATAATTTCTTCGTCAAATACAACAACCGTATTACCAATAAGCAAAGATTTTATTTCCAATATTAAACCCTTTTAAATAATAATTCTTTTTCACATGTCGTGGCGGTATTGGACTCCTTAGGAAAAGCATACAACACCGTCTCCCCTAAATCATAATGGTACTGCCCTAAACGATAACTATAATTTTTGAGTGTTTCATTTAAAAAAAGGGCGATTTGGTACAAATCTTCATAAGAATGATAAATCGAAATGGCTAATTTTGGTCTATCTTTTTGAAGGGTTTTATAAGCTCCTCTAAGCGCATTTAATTCTGCGCCTTCAATGTCAAATTTGATAAAATCAATTTTTTCAATCTTTCGCTCTTCCACAAAACTATCTATACTTACCACCTCAATTTCAAGATGAGAAGAGAAATTAACTTCCTCTAAAGTGCTCACACTCGCAAGGGGAAGATCACTGGATGTATCTATGGCTAATGTAGTGTTTTCATGCCAAAGCCCTTGCGTTAAAATCTGCACTTTTGGATTTGCATTTAAATACGTTTTATGCGGATGTTCATAGGCATTGTACAGAGGTTCAAACCCATATATTTTTTCTATCTTTGGCATGACATGTAAGAATTCAATGGTATTGATTCCATCAGCCAACCCACCTTCTATCATTACCTTAACATCAGAAAAATCCAAATGCTCTAAATAATGCCTTCCTATAAAAGGAAAATGATGAACATAATAATCTCTCACATCAAAATTTCGCTTATGCCAATTATGAACTATCATACTGTATAAAGCGCTATCTTCTTCTTTTTCAAATATCTCTATGACACGCTCAAAATATCCTTTATGATACTCTTGTATCGAACTATATCTAGGAGTGATAGCATAAGAGTCTTGATGCATTTTTGCTAGTGCCTCACACTCTTTTAAATCATGGGGATAATTCAAGCGAATCAATGCATAATGCCTTATATTCATTCGCTCCAATACACTTAAAATATTCTCACATAAAAGCACAGAAACCAAAACCAAATATTCTGGTATATATATTTGTTCAAGTTCAGCAGAAGAGATAATCGCTATACCATCTATGTCACCAACATGTGCATCATCAACAATATAGCTGATGAGCTGATGTGGGCGATATATACGCAAAAGAGCTATTAAAATTCTTCCAGCATGTCCCCCGCCGTATAGGATAAGCGAACGATCTTCTGGAATATCCGCTATTTTAAAAATATAAGGGGAATTACACTTCACGCTTATAGCCTTTCATACCCAAAATATAATGACACGGCTCAATTTTTTCAAACCCTTCTTCGCTAAACCATCGATACACCTCATCAACATAATGCCGATTGATATACGTTGGGCTGTAAAGATCATAGGTATTGAGTGCCCTCACATGACGGTCTTTATCCATCGCAATCGGCAATGTTTCCCTAAACGCATGCCCTATAAAAGGAATTTTGTAGAGATAATAAAGCCATGAGGCGATGATGGAAAAACGATACAGCGCCATCGGCGACATTTTAGAAGTAAAAAGCTTTCTAATTCTATCTTGATTGACACTTTTCTTTAGCCAATACGCTCCATACAACCAAATACTTAAAAGCCCTCTAGTCTTCACAAAAGGGGCAATAGCTTCAAAGGCTTTATGCGTATCTGGTGTATGGTGCAAAACACCCAAAGAATACACCACATCAAAACTTTTTTTTCGCAAAGGAAGCCTAAAAAGATTGGCTTGAATTATCGTTACATTGTCCAAATGTCCTACATTTTCATAAGCAGCGTCCACAGCACGACTCAAATCAATACCAATAATATGCTTTGCATGAAATTCTCTTGCACTTATATCCAAATAAGGACCTGCCCCACAACCAATCTCAAGAACTTCTTTATTTTCAATATCTTCTTTTTTAAGTCCCATATATTGGTTCATTTCATCTTTTGACATCAAAGGTCTCGTATTTTTCACATGTTTAAAAAGATGCCACTCTTCCCCAAAAGATGCCACATATTCTTGATCTTCTACAAAACGAGGAATAAAGTTATGAATTTTAAACGATGCTTGACACGATGGACAAAAAAGTTTTCCCTCTTTGATGCAGCCACTCTCTTCAACAACATCTTTAAGTTCAAAATCACGCTGGCAAGAAGGGCACACCAAATACTCTAATGCTTTTTTATGCATAAAATCGTCCTTTAAATCCTTGCTCATCTTTAATATAGAGCACATTAAATACTTTACACAAACCTAAAGACATCCCCGTTTTCACAACTACACTCACCACACTATTTGCAAGAAATTTCAACCAACTCTTTTTTCTTATAAAAAGTAAAAAAGAGTTATTGGTTGGCAACTCAGTACGTAAAAAATAGTAATAAAATCCAAATTTTCCAAGCCATCCATCAAAATGAGGCAAAATATAATATCTCCCCTCTTTTAACACTTCGTGTGCTAAAGCATCAATGAGCGAAGGTGTTGTAAAATTAAGCTCATCAATAAAAAAATCAGACCTTCCTCTAAACCTAACATATACTTTTGCAAAAGGCTTATAAAGTAATACATAAGGAATCCAAAGCATATTATAATGTCCTTCAAAAAAAGAGTTATAGTTTGGAATATTCATATACATAATGCCTTGTTGCTTTAAAACCCTTTGTGCCTCACTCAATGATTTTTTTATGTCTAAAACGTGCTCCAATACAGCAATGCTAAAAACCATATCGAATGTTTCATTATCAAATTGACTTAAATTTTCTGCCACCATATCGTAGATATACTGTTCAGCAGGGCTAATGCCGTTTGCTTCTATAAGCTTCAGAGCGAGATTGAATCTATCTTCAAAACCTATGCTTCTCCCAGGCTCAATGCCTACGATGTTATAGCCTGATTGAATTGCATTGATAAGATTAAACCCAAAACCACTTCCGATTTCAAGATAACGCCTATCTTCTTTTTTGCTGGTAAAAAACTTTTCAAAACGAGGTAATTCATTCATTTCACAAAGCGATAAAAAATAGTTTTCAATTTCTTTTTTAGAGCCAAAAGGTATCAACTCCTTATGTAACTTCAAATTGTTTTCAACAATCATATCAAGCAATAAAGAGGGGATGAAAACACTCATTTTCATTCCAAAATATATTTATTTTTTAATTCAATATTTTTATATCCCATCAATTACCCCCTTATCCCATATCGTTATATTATTTCGTTAAACATTTTATTTTTTATTTACAGATAACTTTTGTATAGCAATATCATATACTTCTTTAAAATCTTGATTCATTATTGCTGATTGATCATAAATTAAAGATTTTTTCTTTAATACATAGTTGTAGCTTTTACCAACGGCTAATCCTTTTCCATATTTTTCTAAATACTCTTTTGAAGATAAAATTTCAAAATTCTTTTCTAAAAATTCTCTATAATGAGTTTCAAGAAAAAATATATTAATTAAAGGATTGGGAGAAAAAAGTTTTTGCAAAGTATCTATTTTTTCTCCTCCAAAATAACAAGGCATATCAATAAAAACATTTCTTGATATAAATAATAAGCCATCATCTTTCAATAATCTATGTAACAGTGAAAAAGACTTATCTATATCATTAAAAAGATAATCTACTCCTTGACAGAATATTACATCATAAACAGACTCAATATTTTCATACTCTTCTAAATGCCCATTAAGAACAACATAATTAGAATAACGCTCTCTTAAAATTTGATAATTTTCAGCTATCGGCTCTAATAATACGAAATTCATATCTGCAAGTTTTTCATTTGTCTGCTCAACAATAAACTCAAGCAAGCCAATACCCGCACCAATATCCAAAATTGATTTTTTGTTATCAAACGATATAAACTCTTGAAAAAATTGTAGATTAAATTTCATTCTATCCGCATGCTGAGCAATTTGAACTGATGCTAAATTTGAATCATAATCCTCTTTATTAAAATTACCCCAACTATTTTTGCTATAGGTAGCAAACACTTGCTCTTTATATAAAGTGCTATTTCTAACATGATGAACGACGCCACAAAAATTACATTGAATAATTTCACTAAATTCATATTTCCAAATATGCTTAGAATTGACTATGGACGTTTTACAAACTGGGCAAATCATTTATTTTTTCCTTTTAATGGATTACTCTCTTACCATCTTTAAGCATAATCGGTACTTCACGCATCCAAATCTGTTTTTCCCACATTTGTCTATTATTTTTATACCAAACTATCGTATCTTTAAGTCCTTCTTCAAAGGTAACCTTTGGTCTCCAACCGAGTACATTTTCTGCCTTTGAAATATCTGCCAAATGACAATCCACTTGACCAGGTCTGTCTTCATTGTAAATAATTTTTTCTTCCCCAAAACCAAAAAGCTTAGTAACACTTAAAGCTACATCACGAATCGAAATGGTTCTACTTGTTCCTAAGTTAAAAACTTCACCTTTAACCTTATCAATTGGAGCAGATAAAATAGCATCAATACCCCTGCATGTATCTTCCACAAAAATCCAATCTCTTGAGGCTTCCCCTTTTCCATGAACGGTTAGTTTTTCACCCAAAAGAAGAGAAGTGATAAAACGAGGAATCGCCTTTTCAAGATGTTGTCTGGGACCATAATTATTAAAAGGACGAACAATGGTTGCAGGAATATCATAAGTATTTACATACGAATAAACCAATCTGTCCGCACCTACTTTGGCTGCGGCATAAGGAGATGCTGGATTTAGCGGGTGATTTTCATCCATAAACGTACAATTCTCAGCCGTACCATACACTTCTGACGTAGAGATATGAATAAACCTCTCAACGCTTTTTTTATTTTTAAGTACCGCATTGGCGATTGTTTGCGTTCCAATAACATCGGTCTCAAAAAAATTTCGATTGTCATAAATAGAACGTGTTACATGTGTTTCTGCGGCAAAATGCACCACAATATCTGCTCTTTCAACCAACTCTTCCACCAAAGCACTATTGGTTACATTACCATACCAAAATTCAAAACGCCCAGAATTATTATTGGGCTTGACGGGAAAATTATCAACATTTCCCGCATAAGTCAAAAGATCTAAAACAATTATCTTTGAATTAGGATAGGCATTGAAAATATAATGCAAAAAATTTGAACCTATAAATCCCGCACCACCCGTAATGAGAAACGTTTTTTTCATTTAATTTCCTTTGACATGTAAAGCTTGGTTCTTTACTTTTTCTGCATTCTCAACTAACTTCCAGTAATTATGATGCCACGATCGGTATTTCCAATCAGGACACTCTTTGCACATCGCTATCTCATCGCCTTTTTTATCTAAATGTTTTTGTCTATAAAACTCAAATCCCTCTGAATGCCATATCTCTTTGATACTTTTTTCACGAATATTGCCCATGTTTGTATTGGCAGCAATATCATAACCACACACCATAATCTGCCCACGACTATCGATATTTAAACGCTCAAAAATAAAAGGGCAAGGGATTTTTTCTTCAGGAGGAAGATAAGGAGTATCATCTGCTGAATTTTGTGGGTCATTGATTCCCCATGTGAGGTATTTTCTTTTTTGAAATTGATCTACATAAGGACTCCAAAATGCTTCCACAGAATCCACATCAATGCCTTGCTGATTGATAGCAGATGCTAAAATTTTAGTGGGAGCGTTCATCTCATTTCTTAAAGCATAAAGAGTGCGTACAGCGTTAACTAATGTGTCAAAATCAAGCCCTTTTCGTACAATATCATAATCCTCTTTTGTCGCAGCATCAACAGAGAACTCTAACATCTCAACACCCATCTCAAACAATGCCCTAGCCTTATCAATACTCATCAATGAGCCATTATTAATAATGCCTAATTTACACCCTTTTAATTTAGCATACGCCATTAACTCTAAAAATTGCGGATGCATTAAAGGCTCTCCACCACCAGAAATGCGAAGCCAAGCTCCATATTTTCCCGCTTCATCCGCTATTTTTTTAAAAATTTCTTCACTCATATATTTTGCATCTTTATAGTCACTTCTAATGGAAGAATTTGTATAAGGACAATTGGGACAAAGCGCATTGCATACATAACTAAACGATAATACTATCATCATGGGAAATTCAACTGCCTCAGCTCTGATGCCATAATGTTTATTTGTATGTTCTATTTTTTGCATAGTTAATCCAATCTGTATTTGTATATTATTCCTGAATATGTTGTTGTATTAACAGTCTTATTTTCTTTACTAAAATCTATAAATCCATTGTTGATAAAAAACTTTTGGGAAGCTTTATTTTCATCGTGTACCCATGCCCAAAGCTCAAGCAAATTTTTTTGATTTGCATAGTCTTGTAGTTTTTCTAAAAGAAGTTTGGCTATACCTTGATTTGGCTTTTTGACAAAGAGTGTTATTTCACCTTTTTTGTTAAGGTATAAAATTCCCACTCCTAAAAGCGCATCATTTTCTATGGCTATCAAAACCTCAATATCTCTATTGTTAAGCCAATCTCTCGTTTCATCACTATTCATTTCAGAAGAAAAAAGTGCCTTAGCATATTGATTTCTCAACGCTACATAATTCTCTAGCCAAACGATATTTTCCTTTAAACTAACTATCTTCACGATGTTTCCACCAAAAAGGTCTAGCTTCTTCTTTCGTTTCACCTAAAGTTTTATTTTCATAATATTCAGCACCAACCGCTTGCCAATCAGGACACGTTTTACAAACTTCTGGCAATTCATTCCAGCGATGCTCCCTATGAATTTTACGAAGCTTTTGATAATGATCATGTTGCCAAATATCTTTTAAACTTTTTTCTTCAACATTTCCAGCTACAAAATTTCCTTCATAATCAACTGCACATGCGACGATATTGCCATTTGCGTGAATTGCCATTGTATTATTTCCCCAAGGACACGCAATCCTAAAATCAGTTTCATAGTCTAAATTACTTGCAACCACATCGCCACTATTTGTCCACGAAAGCATATTTCGAACTTTTACCTCAGCACCTCTTACTTCCCAAAAATCTTTAAACGCAGCAACTTCTAAAGCATTATCATCAATGGCTGAAAACTGACATTGTATAATAGGAAATTCAAGCCCTAACTCTTTTTTTCGAGACAGTAACTTTTCGACATTTGCGTATATCTTATCACGATTTCCACCCACACGAATACGCTCAAACGTCTCTTTTTTAAACCCATCTAAGGAGAGAATAAAACGCTTAAGTCCTGATGTTAAAATCTGATCAATATAATCTTTGCGACCCAATAATTTACCATTTGAATTTAAAACGAGATTGCGAAGCCCTTTATCTCTTGCGTAACACAATCTTTCAAAAAGTTTATCTCCCAAAGTAAATGCCTCGCCATAAAAAGTAGGCCACACCTCGGTATCGGGTGCTAGAAGAGCAATTTCATCAATAATTTTGCAATATATATCATTACTCATATGAAATTTTGGACGTTTCATTATTTTATGATTACAATGTGCACATTTCATATTACACACAGAAGTTGTTTCTACTACAATCTGAGGTGGGAAAGCGTGCTGCTCTAAATTTTTCTCAATGGCGAGTAATTTCTTCTTATGCGTTTCTGATATAACCATATTTTCTCTCCTTATTCCAAATTGTCAATACAACCAAACTCCAAATTTTTGCATGATGAGACGCTCCATTTTCCCATTCCCTTACCAAAGAATCAACATACGCTTGTTGTATCCCAAAATCAACATTAATATCGGACATCTTTAATGTTTCTTTGATGCGATCCTTCCACACACTATCCATCCAACGCCAAATAGGCAAAACAAAACCTTCTTTTGGTCTAAAAACAAGCTCTTTTGGTAAAAACTGCAATGCAACTTTTTTTAAAATATATTTTACTTCTTGCTCTTTGATTTTAAGTGAACTAGGGATATGCCCGACCAATTCAATAAAAGAGCGATCTAAAAAGGGGCTTCTTATCTCAACACTATGTGCCATCGAAAGACGATCTGCGTATTTGAGAACCTGATTAGGAAGCTGATCACAAAACTCACCTTCAAGTGTTTGATGTAATTGTGTTATTGCATGTGCTCCACCAAAAAAAAGTTCTGGCGTACTAATATACTTTCCAAACAACATAGAAAGTTCTTCATCGCTAAAAACATTCAGTTTTTTACGCCATAAACCATTTGACAATTGATAATTTTTTATTTCATCTAATTTAGCTGAATTTCGATGCGTGAAATAACTCCCAAATAACTCATCTGCCCCATCTCCACACAATGCCACTTTTACATGCTGTGCAACCAATGAACACAAAAAATAGGGACTTATGGTTGCAGAAAATGGCTCATCAAACGCTCTTAATACTTTGGACAAAGAGCTCCAAACCTCTTCATGTCCCAATCTATAAATATGCCTTT harbors:
- a CDS encoding dTDP-glucose 4,6-dehydratase, which encodes MKKTFLITGGAGFIGSNFLHYIFNAYPNSKIIVLDLLTYAGNVDNFPVKPNNNSGRFEFWYGNVTNSALVEELVERADIVVHFAAETHVTRSIYDNRNFFETDVIGTQTIANAVLKNKKSVERFIHISTSEVYGTAENCTFMDENHPLNPASPYAAAKVGADRLVYSYVNTYDIPATIVRPFNNYGPRQHLEKAIPRFITSLLLGEKLTVHGKGEASRDWIFVEDTCRGIDAILSAPIDKVKGEVFNLGTSRTISIRDVALSVTKLFGFGEEKIIYNEDRPGQVDCHLADISKAENVLGWRPKVTFEEGLKDTIVWYKNNRQMWEKQIWMREVPIMLKDGKRVIH
- a CDS encoding class I SAM-dependent methyltransferase, whose amino-acid sequence is MHKKALEYLVCPSCQRDFELKDVVEESGCIKEGKLFCPSCQASFKIHNFIPRFVEDQEYVASFGEEWHLFKHVKNTRPLMSKDEMNQYMGLKKEDIENKEVLEIGCGAGPYLDISAREFHAKHIIGIDLSRAVDAAYENVGHLDNVTIIQANLFRLPLRKKSFDVVYSLGVLHHTPDTHKAFEAIAPFVKTRGLLSIWLYGAYWLKKSVNQDRIRKLFTSKMSPMALYRFSIIASWLYYLYKIPFIGHAFRETLPIAMDKDRHVRALNTYDLYSPTYINRHYVDEVYRWFSEEGFEKIEPCHYILGMKGYKREV
- a CDS encoding class I SAM-dependent methyltransferase, with protein sequence MSVFIPSLLLDMIVENNLKLHKELIPFGSKKEIENYFLSLCEMNELPRFEKFFTSKKEDRRYLEIGSGFGFNLINAIQSGYNIVGIEPGRSIGFEDRFNLALKLIEANGISPAEQYIYDMVAENLSQFDNETFDMVFSIAVLEHVLDIKKSLSEAQRVLKQQGIMYMNIPNYNSFFEGHYNMLWIPYVLLYKPFAKVYVRFRGRSDFFIDELNFTTPSLIDALAHEVLKEGRYYILPHFDGWLGKFGFYYYFLRTELPTNNSFLLFIRKKSWLKFLANSVVSVVVKTGMSLGLCKVFNVLYIKDEQGFKGRFYA
- a CDS encoding class I SAM-dependent methyltransferase, with translation MICPVCKTSIVNSKHIWKYEFSEIIQCNFCGVVHHVRNSTLYKEQVFATYSKNSWGNFNKEDYDSNLASVQIAQHADRMKFNLQFFQEFISFDNKKSILDIGAGIGLLEFIVEQTNEKLADMNFVLLEPIAENYQILRERYSNYVVLNGHLEEYENIESVYDVIFCQGVDYLFNDIDKSFSLLHRLLKDDGLLFISRNVFIDMPCYFGGEKIDTLQKLFSPNPLINIFFLETHYREFLEKNFEILSSKEYLEKYGKGLAVGKSYNYVLKKKSLIYDQSAIMNQDFKEVYDIAIQKLSVNKK
- a CDS encoding radical SAM protein, yielding MQKIEHTNKHYGIRAEAVEFPMMIVLSFSYVCNALCPNCPYTNSSIRSDYKDAKYMSEEIFKKIADEAGKYGAWLRISGGGEPLMHPQFLELMAYAKLKGCKLGIINNGSLMSIDKARALFEMGVEMLEFSVDAATKEDYDIVRKGLDFDTLVNAVRTLYALRNEMNAPTKILASAINQQGIDVDSVEAFWSPYVDQFQKRKYLTWGINDPQNSADDTPYLPPEEKIPCPFIFERLNIDSRGQIMVCGYDIAANTNMGNIREKSIKEIWHSEGFEFYRQKHLDKKGDEIAMCKECPDWKYRSWHHNYWKLVENAEKVKNQALHVKGN
- a CDS encoding FkbM family methyltransferase, translating into MKCNSPYIFKIADIPEDRSLILYGGGHAGRILIALLRIYRPHQLISYIVDDAHVGDIDGIAIISSAELEQIYIPEYLVLVSVLLCENILSVLERMNIRHYALIRLNYPHDLKECEALAKMHQDSYAITPRYSSIQEYHKGYFERVIEIFEKEEDSALYSMIVHNWHKRNFDVRDYYVHHFPFIGRHYLEHLDFSDVKVMIEGGLADGINTIEFLHVMPKIEKIYGFEPLYNAYEHPHKTYLNANPKVQILTQGLWHENTTLAIDTSSDLPLASVSTLEEVNFSSHLEIEVVSIDSFVEERKIEKIDFIKFDIEGAELNALRGAYKTLQKDRPKLAISIYHSYEDLYQIALFLNETLKNYSYRLGQYHYDLGETVLYAFPKESNTATTCEKELLFKRV
- a CDS encoding GNAT family N-acetyltransferase — encoded protein: MKIVSLKENIVWLENYVALRNQYAKALFSSEMNSDETRDWLNNRDIEVLIAIENDALLGVGILYLNKKGEITLFVKKPNQGIAKLLLEKLQDYANQKNLLELWAWVHDENKASQKFFINNGFIDFSKENKTVNTTTYSGIIYKYRLD
- a CDS encoding radical SAM/SPASM domain-containing protein; its protein translation is MVISETHKKKLLAIEKNLEQHAFPPQIVVETTSVCNMKCAHCNHKIMKRPKFHMSNDIYCKIIDEIALLAPDTEVWPTFYGEAFTLGDKLFERLCYARDKGLRNLVLNSNGKLLGRKDYIDQILTSGLKRFILSLDGFKKETFERIRVGGNRDKIYANVEKLLSRKKELGLEFPIIQCQFSAIDDNALEVAAFKDFWEVRGAEVKVRNMLSWTNSGDVVASNLDYETDFRIACPWGNNTMAIHANGNIVACAVDYEGNFVAGNVEEKSLKDIWQHDHYQKLRKIHREHRWNELPEVCKTCPDWQAVGAEYYENKTLGETKEEARPFWWKHREDS